One genomic window of Solea solea chromosome 12, fSolSol10.1, whole genome shotgun sequence includes the following:
- the cat gene encoding catalase: MADNRDKTTDQMKMWKATRTSQRPDTLTTGAGHPVGDKLNLQTAGPRGPLLVQDVVFTDEMAHFDRERIPERVVHAKGAGAFGYFEVTHDISRYCKAKVFEHPGKVTPVAVRFSTVAGESGSADTVRDPRGFAVKFYTDDGNWDLTGNNTPIFFIRDAMLFPSFIHSQKRNPQTHMKDPDMVWDFWSLRPESLHQVSFLFSDRGLPDGYRHMNGYGSHTFKMVNAQGECVYCKFHFKPDQGIKNMSVEEAEQLASSNPDYAIGDLFNAIANGNFPSWSFFIQVMTFEQAEKFQFNPFDLTKVWSHKEYPLIPVGKLVLNRNPVNYFAEVEQLAFDPSNMPPGIEPSPDKMLQGRLFSYPDTHRHRLGANYLQIPVNCPFRTRVANYQRDGPMCMFDNQGGAPNYFPNSFSAPETQPQCVESKFSVTSDVGRYNSGDEDNVTQVRAFYTQVLNEEERQRLCQNMAGALKGAQLFIQKRMVENLKAVHPDYGNRVQTLLNKYNAESQKNSVHVYSRPGASAIPAASKM, translated from the exons ATGGCCGACAATAGAGATAAAACCACCGATCAAATGAAGATGTGGAAGGCGACCAGAACCTCCCAG CGGCCAGACACACTGACGACAGGGGCTGGTCATCCCGTTGGGGACAAGCTGAACCTGCAGACAGCAGGGCCCAGGGGACCTCTGCTTGTCCAAGATGTGGTCTTCACAGATGAGATGGCCCACTTTGACAGGGAACGGATCCCAGAGAGAGTGGTGCATGCCAAGGGTGCAG GGGCGTTTGGCTACTTTGAGGTGACGCATGACATCTCCCGCTACTGCAAGGCCAAGGTGTTTGAGCATCCCGGCAAGGTCACACCTGTCGCTGTCCGCTTCTCCACTGTGG CTGGGGAATCGGGATCAGCAGACACTGTGCGGGATCCCAGAGGCTTTGCCGTCAAGTTTTACACTGATGATGGAAACTGGGACCTGACGGGCAACAACACCCCCATTTTCTTTATCCGGGATGCCATGCTG TTCCCATCTTTCATCCACTCCCAGAAGCGAAATCCACAAACCCACATGAAAGATCCCGACATGGTGTGGGACTTCTGGAGCCTGAGGCCTGAGAGTCTACATCag GTGTCTTTCCTTTTCAGTGATCGAGGTTTGCCTGACGGCTACCGTCACATGAACGGCTACGGCTCGCACACCTTCAAAATGGTCAATGCTCAGGGAGAATGTGTCTACTGCAAGTTCCACTTCAAG ccggATCAAGGAATAAAGAATATGTCAGTGGAGGAGGCAGAACAGCTGGCATCCAGCAACCCAGATTATGCTATTGGAGACCTGTTTAATGCCATTGCCAATGGCAACTTCCCGTCCTGGTCCTTTTTCATCCAGGTCATGACCTTTGAGCAAGCTGAGAAGTTCCAGTTCAACCCCTTCGATCTTACCAAG GTTTGGTCCCATAAAGAATACCCTTTGATCCCCGTGGGCAAACTTGTTCTCAACAGGAACCCAGTGAACTATTTTGCAGAGGTGGAGCAGCTGGCCTTTGACCCAAGTAACATGCCACCAGGCATTGAGCCAAGCCCCGACAAAATGCTTCAG GGTCGACTCTTCTCCTACCCGGACACACATCGACACAGACTGGGTGCCAACTACCTTCAGATCCCAGTCAACTGCCCCTTCAGAACCCGCGTGGCCAACTACCAGCGTGACGGCCCGATGTGTATGTTTGACAACCAAG GTGGTGCTCCAAACTACTTTCCCAACAGCTTCAGTGCCCCAGAGACTCAGCCTCAGTGTGTGGAATCCAAGTTCAGCGTAACTTCAGATGTTGGTCGTTACAACAGTGGAGATGAAGATAATGTTACACAG GTTCGTGCCTTCTACACCCAGGTGTTGAACGAGGAGGAGCGTCAGAGACTTTGCCAGAACATGGCTGGGGCACTGAAGGGGGCCCAGCTCTTCATCCAGAAGCGCATG GTGGAGAACTTGAAGGCTGTCCATCCTGACTATGGAAACAGAGTTCAGACCCTTCTCAACAAGTATAATGCAGAGAGTCAGAAG AACTCTGTGCATGTGTACAGCCGCCCAGGAGCCTCAGCCATCCCTGCAGCCTCCAAGATGTGA